A genomic region of Phragmites australis chromosome 2, lpPhrAust1.1, whole genome shotgun sequence contains the following coding sequences:
- the LOC133908904 gene encoding salicylic acid-binding protein 2-like: protein MDAPAAEGSSKRVVLVHGACLGGWSWFKVATPLRAAGYRVDTPDLAASGVDPRPLREVPTFRDYTAPLLDLLASLPPGERVVLVGHSLGGVNVALAAELFPDKVAAAVFLCAFMPDCASRPSHVLEKFVEENWLDWMDTEMKPQDAEGRLPTSMTFGPRITREKFFQLCSPEDLTLGRSLMRVSSMFVEDLLVQQPYTKDRYGSVRKVYIVCTEDYAIVDKFQLWMVENNPVDEVKEIAADHMVMLSRPNELVRCLVDIVEKYA, encoded by the exons ATGGACGCTCCTGCAGCCGAGGGTAGCAGCAAGCGCGTCGTCCTCGTCCACGGCGCGTGTCTCGGTGGCTGGTCCTGGTTCAAAGTGGCCACGCCGCTCCGCGCCGCGGGGTACCGCGTGGACACACCCGACCTGGCCGCGTCGGGCGTCGACCCCAGGCCGCTGCGCGAGGTGCCCACGTTCCGCGACTACACCGCGCCGCTGCTGGACCTGCTCGCGTCGCTCCCGCCCGGAGAGCGGGTGGTGCTCGTCGGCCACAGCCTCGGCGGCGTGAACGTGGCCCTGGCCGCCGAGCTATTCCCGGACAAGGTGGCCGCCGCCGTGTTCCTCTGCGCCTTCATGCCCGACTGCGCGTCCCGGCCGTCGCACGTGCTCGAGAAA TTCGTGGAGGAGAATTGGCTGGACTGGATGGACACGGAGATGAAGCCCCAGGACGCAGAGGGCAGGCTCCCCACCTCCATGACGTTTGGGCCGCGGATCACACGAGAGAAGTTCTTCCAGCTGTGCTCACCAGAG GACCTCACCCTTGGGAGATCTCTGATGAGGGTCAGTTCAATGTTCGTGGAGGACCTGCTAGTCCAGCAACCATATACCAAGGATCGGTACGGCTCGGTGCGTAAGGTGTACATCGTCTGCACGGAGGACTACGCCATCGTCGACAAGTTCCAGCTCTGGATGGTGGAGAACAACCCGGTGGATGAGGTGAAGGAGATAGCCGCAGACCACATGGTGATGCTCTCGAGGCCCAACGAGCTGGTGCGGTGCCTCGTGGACATTGTCGAGAAGTATGCTTGA
- the LOC133910121 gene encoding nuclear transport factor 2B-like, whose translation MDGQGNAGGNGGGGSDCDAVARAFVEYYYHTFDTNRAALAALYGPTSMLSFEGHGVAGAEEIGRKLAQLPFEQCRHSICTVDCQPSPSFPGSILVFVSGNLQLSGEEHQLRFSQMFQLVPNEQGSFFVQNDIFRLNYG comes from the exons ATGGACGGGCAGGGCAACGCGGGCGGCAACGGGGGAGGTGGCAGCGACTGCGACGCGGTGGCGAGGGCCTTCGTGGAGTACTACTACCACACGTTCGACACCAACCGCGCCGCGCTCGCCGCGCTCTACGGCCCCACCTCCATGCTCTCCTTCGAGGGCCACGGcgtcgccggcgccgaggaGATCGGCCGGAAGCTGGCCCAGCTCCCCTTCGAGCAATGCCGGCACTCCATCTGCACCGTCGACTGCCAGCCCTCGCCGTCCTTCCCGGGAAGCATCCTCGTCTTCGTCAGCGGCAACCTTCAGCTCTCCGGCGAGGAGCACCAGCTCAGGTTCAGCCAG ATGTTTCAGCTGGTGCCCAATGAGCAGGGGAGCTTCTTCGTGCAGAACGACATATTCCGGCTCAACTACGGATGA